The following proteins are encoded in a genomic region of Archangium lipolyticum:
- a CDS encoding family 43 glycosylhydrolase produces MRSKFQWISLSFLTLAAAAGCAGAEEAGLESTPDGTASSSSVLAGVCDGVSCSGHGVCKDNAGSAVCVCDEGFVGSSCATRGSNFYARSLLVPGMADPDVYKEHDDLFFLTGTGNGATLPIYETNDLSGFRLKRSYNPSAADPTYDYCMIWAPDLGKYNGVYTLYFSAQRVPNGMACPASGQDVTTFVASAPDLNLNFGSPQPINPNTTLPRTTIGSACTPQGCNRNIRIDSATFNDTSGRWLFYVWFDRGNNISSFNLAAPGTVYNHTGPALYSLPAHEEGINEAPEILERNGIYYLLFSTGWYNSQYAMNYIMADSLPALTRARAVRRLSQPMRNDAGALIQTHGHNVVVERRGEFFNIFHQGAFSPPGTFTSRSTYKQRIAFKPDGSMHSLNQVNVRWTKLAGYNYSLDLVLRDGSVIGPCIYAGIIGSANKTVFNGVCPSAGSRMVNKGDIAAFRIFYSNSSTWGPFVEKAYDGVSDDVFLEIPGGTTPFVDLSWSEEETGAQYSIDIQRRDTGAWIGPCIGVNSVNRSLAWTYSGRCDTPGINVAISNISAFRICTAMNGDWAHARCGSTPYDGRSMHVPIVIP; encoded by the coding sequence ATGCGCTCGAAGTTCCAGTGGATATCCCTTTCATTTCTCACCCTCGCCGCGGCCGCCGGATGTGCTGGCGCGGAGGAGGCCGGCCTCGAGTCCACTCCGGACGGCACGGCCTCCTCCTCGTCGGTGCTGGCCGGGGTCTGTGACGGAGTGAGCTGTAGCGGACACGGCGTCTGCAAGGACAACGCGGGCAGCGCTGTCTGTGTCTGCGACGAGGGCTTCGTGGGGTCCTCGTGCGCCACACGCGGCTCCAACTTCTACGCGCGCTCGCTACTCGTCCCGGGAATGGCCGACCCCGATGTCTACAAGGAGCACGATGACCTGTTCTTCCTCACCGGCACCGGCAATGGCGCGACCCTGCCCATCTACGAGACCAACGACCTGTCGGGCTTCCGGCTCAAGCGGAGCTACAACCCGTCCGCCGCCGACCCGACCTATGACTACTGCATGATCTGGGCGCCGGACCTCGGCAAGTACAACGGCGTCTACACCCTCTACTTCTCGGCCCAGCGGGTGCCCAACGGCATGGCCTGCCCGGCTTCCGGCCAGGACGTGACGACCTTCGTGGCCTCGGCGCCCGACCTGAACCTCAACTTCGGTTCGCCCCAGCCCATCAACCCGAACACCACCCTGCCGCGCACCACCATCGGCTCCGCCTGCACGCCGCAGGGCTGCAACCGGAACATCCGCATCGACTCGGCCACGTTCAATGACACGTCGGGCCGCTGGCTCTTCTATGTCTGGTTCGACCGGGGCAACAACATCTCCTCGTTCAACCTCGCGGCCCCCGGCACCGTCTACAACCACACGGGCCCGGCGCTCTACTCGCTCCCCGCGCACGAGGAGGGCATCAACGAGGCCCCCGAAATCCTCGAGCGCAATGGCATCTACTACCTGCTCTTCAGCACCGGTTGGTACAACAGCCAGTACGCCATGAACTACATCATGGCGGACTCCCTGCCCGCGCTCACCCGGGCGCGCGCGGTGCGGAGGCTCTCCCAGCCGATGCGCAATGACGCCGGAGCGCTGATCCAGACCCATGGTCACAACGTGGTGGTGGAGCGCCGCGGCGAGTTCTTCAACATCTTCCACCAGGGCGCCTTCTCTCCCCCCGGTACCTTCACCTCTCGCAGCACCTACAAGCAGCGCATCGCCTTCAAGCCCGATGGCTCCATGCACTCGCTCAACCAGGTCAACGTCCGCTGGACGAAGCTGGCCGGGTACAACTACTCGCTCGACCTCGTCCTGCGCGATGGGAGCGTGATCGGCCCGTGCATCTACGCCGGCATCATCGGCTCGGCGAACAAGACCGTCTTCAACGGCGTCTGCCCCAGCGCGGGCAGCCGCATGGTGAACAAGGGCGATATCGCCGCCTTCCGGATCTTCTATTCCAACAGCAGCACCTGGGGCCCCTTCGTCGAGAAGGCCTACGACGGCGTCTCGGATGATGTCTTCCTGGAGATTCCCGGTGGCACCACGCCGTTCGTGGACCTGAGCTGGAGCGAGGAGGAGACGGGCGCCCAGTACTCCATCGACATCCAGCGGCGCGACACGGGCGCGTGGATCGGCCCCTGTATCGGCGTCAACTCCGTCAACCGGAGCCTCGCCTGGACCTACTCCGGCCGCTGCGACACCCCAGGCATCAACGTGGCCATCTCCAACATCTCCGCCTTCCGTATCTGCACGGCGATGAATGGAGACTGGGCCCACGCGCGCTGCGGCTCCACTCCCTACGATGGCAGGAGCATGCACGTGCCCATCGTGATTCCCTGA
- a CDS encoding DUF4142 domain-containing protein — protein sequence MLNKNSPRHISGLLLLSLVVLGISACGEDNNNNDNNNTTNNNETQCPVAADIGFPTLSDEEIVQVVMTVNMGEIQQGQLAQQQATNTEVRQFADQMVQEHTTANQELQARLQTLGITPRESPLSQQLAAESNQILTILRSDVGSAAFDLAYMDVQVSLHAKTLFLMDKVLQPQIQRAELREFARMGRGMVQEHLNTAVPIQQDLSPSP from the coding sequence GTGCTCAACAAGAACTCGCCTCGCCACATCTCGGGGCTGCTCCTGCTCTCGCTCGTGGTGCTGGGTATCAGCGCCTGCGGGGAGGACAACAACAACAACGACAACAACAACACCACCAACAACAACGAGACCCAATGTCCGGTGGCCGCGGATATCGGGTTCCCGACCCTGAGCGACGAGGAGATCGTCCAGGTGGTCATGACGGTGAACATGGGGGAGATCCAACAGGGCCAGCTCGCGCAACAGCAGGCGACGAACACGGAGGTCCGTCAGTTCGCTGACCAGATGGTCCAGGAGCACACGACGGCCAACCAGGAGCTCCAGGCGCGTCTACAGACCCTGGGCATCACGCCCCGCGAGAGCCCGCTGAGCCAGCAGCTCGCGGCGGAGTCGAACCAGATCCTCACGATCCTCCGCTCGGATGTCGGGAGTGCGGCGTTCGACCTGGCCTACATGGACGTGCAGGTCTCCCTGCACGCGAAGACCCTGTTCCTGATGGACAAGGTGCTCCAACCGCAGATCCAGCGGGCCGAGCTGCGTGAGTTCGCCCGGATGGGACGGGGGATGGTGCAAGAGCACCTCAACACCGCCGTCCCCATCCAGCAGGATCTCTCCCCGAGCCCGTGA